A single genomic interval of Lathyrus oleraceus cultivar Zhongwan6 chromosome 7, CAAS_Psat_ZW6_1.0, whole genome shotgun sequence harbors:
- the LOC127105387 gene encoding mediator of RNA polymerase II transcription subunit 15a isoform X5, producing the protein MDSNNWMPNQGSEPTLDTADWRIQLHPESRQRIVNKIMDTLKKHLPVSGNEGLLELRKIAQRFEDKIYAAATSQSDYLRKISMKMLTMETKSQSTIASNMPSNEGGPSNNPPDPGLVLQSQVLNPGQQHPNPRQQLLPQTSQNHVAPQPNLSSVTTLSQTPSQNISQNSNTQQPQNSATNSIGQNSNIQGMFPGSQRQMPGRQQVVPPQQQQQPQNQQILYQQQQQVMKHKLSQMQQQQQQQNLLQPNQLNTSQQSVMQTSSAMQPSTMQSSLSSSLPQNQQSNNVPQSTQSRLQQHSQIIRQQQQQNSISQQQQTPMTQQSILPAQQQQQFGGTQSNVTNGQHAQMLGQQNNVGDTLKSQRLHPQQNNLMNPQQRQQQQLINQQNNLANIHQQQSGNNVPGLQQQQFGTDSGNQGIQTSHHSAHMLQQPKVSMQQQLQQNASKSLASQSQQSQPQASQQQLMSQIHNQPAQMQQQMGLQQQPSSLQRDMQQKLQASGSLHQQQSALDQQKQLYQSQRTLPETPTTSVDSTIQTEQLSGGDWQEELYQKYDSTPQQPKSDQVEKLRQYRMMLERMITFLQIPKNIIIPSFKEKLGAYEKQIVHLISSFRPRKAISSLQPGQLPPTHMSSTPQSQSQVTSVQSHENQMISQMQPSNLQGSAATIQQNNAANLQHSSMSGLSTTQQNMLNTIQPSNSVDVGQGNSANSLQQAPLSSLQQNNGSTPQQTNINSLSSQGGVNVIQPNLNTHQSGSTMLQPQLKHQEHQMLQNQQYKQQYQQQGQLMQRQQLLPQRQQLHQPGKQQLSVQSQINQMNDINDMKMRQGIGVKPGVFQQHINSGQNSAYSHQQSKQGSPFQVASPQLFQAASPQIPQHSSPQVDQQTHQQSLAKVATPLQSSNSPFGLPTPSPPMAPSPMLVDSEKPIPGVSSSSAANVGQHTGGAAAPAQSLAIGTPGISASPLLAEFSGPDCAYFNTLAATSGKSTAEQPIDRLIRAVQSMSTETLTAAVNDISSVVSMSDRIAGSAPGNGSRAAVGEDLVSMTNCRLQARNFITQDGTNGIRKIKRYTSARPLNVKSSAVPVSKNDSITQLSASEASQQESTDTTDFKKPNAEAIHALLEEIQQINRRLIDTVVEISDRDVDPTAAAVAAAEGTEGTIVKCSFIPVALSPSLKSHYASLQYPIQPLRLLVPPNYPNSSPIFLDKFPVESCNGNEDLSEKAKSKFSMSLRNFSQPMSLKDIVKTWDVSARGVVSEYAQQFGGGTFSSKYGSWKDILTA; encoded by the exons ATGGATTCCAATAATTGGATGCCTAATCAGGGTTCTGAACCCACTCTCGACACTGCTGATTGGAGAATTCAACTGCATCCTGAATCCCGCCAAAGAATTGTCAACAAAAT AATGGACACATTAAAAAAACATCTTCCTGTTTCTGGGAATGAGGGATTACTTGAACTTCGGAAGATTGCTCAAAGGTTTGAAGATAAGATTTATGCTGCTGCCACAAGCCAG TCTGATTATCTCCGGAAGATTTCTATGAAGATGCTTACAATGGAGACCAAATCTCAAAGCACCATTGCCAGCAATATGCCATCAAATGAAGGAGGCCCTAGCAATAATCCGCCAGATCCAG GACTTGTTTTACAGTCTCAAGTTCTTAATCCAGGACAACAACATCCTAATCCTCGTCAGCAGCTTCTACCACAAACCAGTCAAAATCATGTTGCACCCCAACCTAACCTGTCATCGGTAACAACTCTATCCCAGACTCCCAGCCAGAATATTAGCCAAAATTCAAACACACAACAACCGCAAAATTCTGCGACTAATTCTATTGGCCAGAACTCCAATATACAGGGTATGTTTCCTGGTTCTCAGAGACAAATGCCAGGTAGGCAGCAAGTTGTGCCCCcacagcaacagcaacaaccacaGAATCAACAGATTCTTTACCAGCAGCAGCAACAGGTTATGAAGCATAAGCTGTCTCAGAtgcagcagcaacaacaacagcagaACCTTCTGCAACCAAATCAGTTGAATACCTCTCAACAATCAGTTATGCAAACGTCATCTGCTATGCAGCCTTCGACGATGCAATCGTCTCTATCATCTAGCCTTCCACAAAATCAGCAGTCTAACAATGTTCCACAGTCAACACAGTCTAGGCTTCAGCAACATTCCCAAATTATTAGGCAGCAACAGCAACAGAATTCTATTTCTCAACAGCAACAAACACCAATGACTCAACAGTCAATCTTGCCTGCACAGCAACAGCAGCAGTTTGGAGGGACTCAATCAAATGTAACAAATGGGCAACATGCTCAGATGCTTGGACAACAGAACAATGTTGGTGACACACTTAAGTCCCAGAGGTTGCATCCACAACAGAATAATCTCATGAACCCGCAACAGCGACAACAACAACAGTTAATAAATCAGCAAAACAATCTAGCAAATATACATCAACAGCAGTCGGGAAATAATGTACCGGGGTTACAGCAACAGCAGTTTGGAACTGATTCTGGCAAccaaggcatccaaacaagccATCATTCTGCACACATGTTGCAACAACCAAAGGTTTCAATGCAGCAACAATTGCAACAAAATGCATCAAAGTCGTTGGCATCTCAGTCGCAGCAATCCCAGCCACAGGCTTCACAGCAGCAACTAATGTCGCAGATTCACAATCAGCCTGCACAGATGCAACAGCAAATGGGTTTGCAGCAGCAGCCAAGTTCTTTGCAACGAGATATGCAGCAAAAACTCCAAGCATCAGGGTCCTTACATCAACAGCAAAGTGCTCTTGATCAGCAAAAACAATTATATCAATCCCAAAGAACTCTTCCTGAAACACCCACAA CTTCTGTAGATTCTACAATACAGACTGAACAACTAAGTGGGGGTGATTGGCAAGAAGAATTATACCAAAAG TATGACTCTACTCCTCAACAGCCCAAGTCAGATCAGGTGGAAAAGTTGAGGCAATATAGAATGATGTTGGAACGCATGATAACATTCCTACAGATTCCTAAGAACATCATTATTCCTAGTTTCAAGGAAAAATTGGGAGCATATGAAAAGCAGATTGTACATCTCATAAGTTCATTTAGGCCTAGGAAAGCCATCTCGTCCTTGCAACCAGGACAGCTTCCCCCAACTCATATGTCTTCGACACCACAGTCACAATCTCAAGTTACTTCAGTACAATCTCATGAAAATCAAATGATCTCTCAGATGCAGCCATCAAACTTGCAAGGTTCTGCAGCAACTATACAGCAGAACAATGCTGCGAACTTGCAACATAGTTCTATGTCTGGTTTATCAACAACACAACAAAACATGTTGAATACAATTCAACCAAGTAATAGTGTAGACGTTGGGCAAGGCAATTCTGCGAACTCTCTGCAACAGGCTCCCTTGAGCTCCCTTCAACAAAACAATGGTAGTACTCCTCAACAGACCAACATCAATTCATTATCATCACAAGGTGGGGTGAATGTGATCCAACCAAATCTAAATACCCATCAGTCAGGTTCAACTATGCTTCAGCCCCAACTGAAACATCAGGAACATCAGATGCTGCAGAATCAACAGTACAAACAACAATATCAGCAGCAAGGACAATTGATGCAGAGGCAGCAGCTCCTACCGCAGCGACAGCAGCTACACCAGCCAGGAAAGCAACAGCTGTCAGTACAGTCTCAGATTAACCAAATGAATGATATAAATGATATGAAAATGCGACAAGGAATAGGTGTTAAGCCAGGGGTATTTCAGCAACATATTAACTCAGGCCAAAACTCTGCTTATTCCCATCAACAGTCAAAACAAGGGAGTCCATTTCAGGTTGCTTCACCCCAACTCTTTCAGGCTGCGTCTCCTCAAATTCCACAACACTCATCTCCCCAAGTTGATCAACAAACTCATCAACAGTCTCTAGCAAAAGTTGCAACTCCTCTTCAATCTTCTAATTCACCTTTTGGGCTCCCTACTCCTTCCCCTCCCATGGCTCCATCTCCTATGCTAGTGGATTCTGAGAAGCCCATTCCTGGTGTTTCATCATCAAGTGCTGCCAATGTTGGACAGCATACAGGGGGTGCAGCAGCACCAGCTCAATCCCTTGCCATTGGGACTCCTGGGATATCAGCCTCTCCTTTATTGGCAGAATTCAGTGGTCCAGATTGTGCATATTTTAATACTTTGGCAGCTACTTCTGGGAAGTCAACTGCAGAGCAGCCTATTGATCGTCTAATAAGAGCA GTGCAATCAATGTCAACTGAAACATTAACCGCTGCTGTCAATGATATCAGTTCAGTTGTCAGCATGAGTGATAGGATAGCAGGATCAGCTCCAGGTAATGGATCCAGAGCAGCTGTTGGCGAGGATTTGGTTTCCATGACTAATTGTCGTCTTCAGGCTAGAAATTTCATCACTCAAGATGGTACTAATGGAATCAGGAAGATAAAGCGCTATACGAGTGCTAGACCGTTGAATGTTAAGTCATCTGCTGTGCCTGTGAGCAAGAATGACAGTATAACGCAGTTATCTGCTTCAGAGGCTTCTCAACAGGAGTCAACTGATACAACCGATTTCAAGAAACCAAACGCCGAG GCTATTCACGCCCTCTTGGAAGAAATACAGCAAATTAATCGCAGACTTATTGACACCGTGGTAGAAATAAGTGACAGAGATGTCGATCCAACTGCAGCTGCTGTTGCTGCTGCTGAAGGGACAGAAGGGACCATTGTCAAATGTTCTTTCATTCCTGTGGCTCTCAGCCCATCTTTAAAATCTCATTATGCTTCACTACAG TACCCTATTCAGCCTCTGCGCTTACTGGTTCCTCCAAATTATCCTAATTCTTCTCCCATATTCCTAGACAAGTTTCCAGTTGAATCATG TAATGGGAATGAAGATCTTTCAGAGAAAGCGAAATCAAAGTTTAGCATGTCCTTACGTAATTTTTCACAACCGATGTCCCTTAAAGATATAGTGAAGACTTGGGATGTTTCTGCTCGCGGTGTTGTTTCTGAATATGCACAACAATTTGGTGGAGGAACATTCAGTTCAAAGTATGGATCGTGGAAAGATATCTTGACTGCGTAA
- the LOC127105387 gene encoding mediator of RNA polymerase II transcription subunit 15a isoform X2 translates to MDSNNWMPNQGSEPTLDTADWRIQLHPESRQRIVNKIMDTLKKHLPVSGNEGLLELRKIAQRFEDKIYAAATSQSDYLRKISMKMLTMETKSQSTIASNMPSNEGGPSNNPPDPGLVLQSQVLNPGQQHPNPRQQLLPQTSQNHVAPQPNLSSVTTLSQTPSQNISQNSNTQQPQNSATNSIGQNSNIQGMFPGSQRQMPGRQQVVPPQQQQQPQNQQILYQQQQQVMKHKLSQMQQQQQQQNLLQPNQLNTSQQSVMQTSSAMQPSTMQSSLSSSLPQNQQSNNVPQSTQSRLQQHSQIIRQQQQQNSISQQQQTPMTQQSILPAQQQQQFGGTQSNVTNGQHAQMLGQQNNVGDTLKSQRLHPQQNNLMNPQQRQQQQLINQQNNLANIHQQQSGNNVPGLQQQQFGTDSGNQGIQTSHHSAHMLQQPKVSMQQQLQQNASKSLASQSQQSQPQASQQQLMSQIHNQPAQMQQQMGLQQQPSSLQRDMQQKLQASGSLHQQQSALDQQKQLYQSQRTLPETPTTSVDSTIQTEQLSGGDWQEELYQKLQTMKENYLPDLNEIFQKIAMRFQQYDSTPQQPKSDQVEKLRQYRMMLERMITFLQIPKNIIIPSFKEKLGAYEKQIVHLISSFRPRKAISSLQPGQLPPTHMSSTPQSQSQVTSVQSHENQMISQMQPSNLQGSAATIQQNNAANLQHSSMSGLSTTQQNMLNTIQPSNSVDVGQGNSANSLQQAPLSSLQQNNGSTPQQTNINSLSSQGGVNVIQPNLNTHQSGSTMLQPQLKHQEHQMLQNQQYKQQYQQQGQLMQRQQLLPQRQQLHQPGKQQLSVQSQINQMNDINDMKMRQGIGVKPGVFQQHINSGQNSAYSHQQSKQGSPFQVASPQLFQAASPQIPQHSSPQVDQQTHQQSLAKVATPLQSSNSPFGLPTPSPPMAPSPMLVDSEKPIPGVSSSSAANVGQHTGGAAAPAQSLAIGTPGISASPLLAEFSGPDCAYFNTLAATSGKSTAEQPIDRLIRAVQSMSTETLTAAVNDISSVVSMSDRIAGSAPGNGSRAAVGEDLVSMTNCRLQARNFITQDGTNGIRKIKRYTSARPLNVKSSAVPVSKNDSITQLSASEASQQESTDTTDFKKPNAEAIHALLEEIQQINRRLIDTVVEISDRDVDPTAAAVAAAEGTEGTIVKCSFIPVALSPSLKSHYASLQYPIQPLRLLVPPNYPNSSPIFLDKFPVESCNGNEDLSEKAKSKFSMSLRNFSQPMSLKDIVKTWDVSARGVVSEYAQQFGGGTFSSKYGSWKDILTA, encoded by the exons ATGGATTCCAATAATTGGATGCCTAATCAGGGTTCTGAACCCACTCTCGACACTGCTGATTGGAGAATTCAACTGCATCCTGAATCCCGCCAAAGAATTGTCAACAAAAT AATGGACACATTAAAAAAACATCTTCCTGTTTCTGGGAATGAGGGATTACTTGAACTTCGGAAGATTGCTCAAAGGTTTGAAGATAAGATTTATGCTGCTGCCACAAGCCAG TCTGATTATCTCCGGAAGATTTCTATGAAGATGCTTACAATGGAGACCAAATCTCAAAGCACCATTGCCAGCAATATGCCATCAAATGAAGGAGGCCCTAGCAATAATCCGCCAGATCCAG GACTTGTTTTACAGTCTCAAGTTCTTAATCCAGGACAACAACATCCTAATCCTCGTCAGCAGCTTCTACCACAAACCAGTCAAAATCATGTTGCACCCCAACCTAACCTGTCATCGGTAACAACTCTATCCCAGACTCCCAGCCAGAATATTAGCCAAAATTCAAACACACAACAACCGCAAAATTCTGCGACTAATTCTATTGGCCAGAACTCCAATATACAGGGTATGTTTCCTGGTTCTCAGAGACAAATGCCAGGTAGGCAGCAAGTTGTGCCCCcacagcaacagcaacaaccacaGAATCAACAGATTCTTTACCAGCAGCAGCAACAGGTTATGAAGCATAAGCTGTCTCAGAtgcagcagcaacaacaacagcagaACCTTCTGCAACCAAATCAGTTGAATACCTCTCAACAATCAGTTATGCAAACGTCATCTGCTATGCAGCCTTCGACGATGCAATCGTCTCTATCATCTAGCCTTCCACAAAATCAGCAGTCTAACAATGTTCCACAGTCAACACAGTCTAGGCTTCAGCAACATTCCCAAATTATTAGGCAGCAACAGCAACAGAATTCTATTTCTCAACAGCAACAAACACCAATGACTCAACAGTCAATCTTGCCTGCACAGCAACAGCAGCAGTTTGGAGGGACTCAATCAAATGTAACAAATGGGCAACATGCTCAGATGCTTGGACAACAGAACAATGTTGGTGACACACTTAAGTCCCAGAGGTTGCATCCACAACAGAATAATCTCATGAACCCGCAACAGCGACAACAACAACAGTTAATAAATCAGCAAAACAATCTAGCAAATATACATCAACAGCAGTCGGGAAATAATGTACCGGGGTTACAGCAACAGCAGTTTGGAACTGATTCTGGCAAccaaggcatccaaacaagccATCATTCTGCACACATGTTGCAACAACCAAAGGTTTCAATGCAGCAACAATTGCAACAAAATGCATCAAAGTCGTTGGCATCTCAGTCGCAGCAATCCCAGCCACAGGCTTCACAGCAGCAACTAATGTCGCAGATTCACAATCAGCCTGCACAGATGCAACAGCAAATGGGTTTGCAGCAGCAGCCAAGTTCTTTGCAACGAGATATGCAGCAAAAACTCCAAGCATCAGGGTCCTTACATCAACAGCAAAGTGCTCTTGATCAGCAAAAACAATTATATCAATCCCAAAGAACTCTTCCTGAAACACCCACAA CTTCTGTAGATTCTACAATACAGACTGAACAACTAAGTGGGGGTGATTGGCAAGAAGAATTATACCAAAAG TTGCAAACCATGAAAGAGAATTACTTGCCAGATCTGAATGAAATATTCCAAAAAATTGCTATGAGATTTCAGCAG TATGACTCTACTCCTCAACAGCCCAAGTCAGATCAGGTGGAAAAGTTGAGGCAATATAGAATGATGTTGGAACGCATGATAACATTCCTACAGATTCCTAAGAACATCATTATTCCTAGTTTCAAGGAAAAATTGGGAGCATATGAAAAGCAGATTGTACATCTCATAAGTTCATTTAGGCCTAGGAAAGCCATCTCGTCCTTGCAACCAGGACAGCTTCCCCCAACTCATATGTCTTCGACACCACAGTCACAATCTCAAGTTACTTCAGTACAATCTCATGAAAATCAAATGATCTCTCAGATGCAGCCATCAAACTTGCAAGGTTCTGCAGCAACTATACAGCAGAACAATGCTGCGAACTTGCAACATAGTTCTATGTCTGGTTTATCAACAACACAACAAAACATGTTGAATACAATTCAACCAAGTAATAGTGTAGACGTTGGGCAAGGCAATTCTGCGAACTCTCTGCAACAGGCTCCCTTGAGCTCCCTTCAACAAAACAATGGTAGTACTCCTCAACAGACCAACATCAATTCATTATCATCACAAGGTGGGGTGAATGTGATCCAACCAAATCTAAATACCCATCAGTCAGGTTCAACTATGCTTCAGCCCCAACTGAAACATCAGGAACATCAGATGCTGCAGAATCAACAGTACAAACAACAATATCAGCAGCAAGGACAATTGATGCAGAGGCAGCAGCTCCTACCGCAGCGACAGCAGCTACACCAGCCAGGAAAGCAACAGCTGTCAGTACAGTCTCAGATTAACCAAATGAATGATATAAATGATATGAAAATGCGACAAGGAATAGGTGTTAAGCCAGGGGTATTTCAGCAACATATTAACTCAGGCCAAAACTCTGCTTATTCCCATCAACAGTCAAAACAAGGGAGTCCATTTCAGGTTGCTTCACCCCAACTCTTTCAGGCTGCGTCTCCTCAAATTCCACAACACTCATCTCCCCAAGTTGATCAACAAACTCATCAACAGTCTCTAGCAAAAGTTGCAACTCCTCTTCAATCTTCTAATTCACCTTTTGGGCTCCCTACTCCTTCCCCTCCCATGGCTCCATCTCCTATGCTAGTGGATTCTGAGAAGCCCATTCCTGGTGTTTCATCATCAAGTGCTGCCAATGTTGGACAGCATACAGGGGGTGCAGCAGCACCAGCTCAATCCCTTGCCATTGGGACTCCTGGGATATCAGCCTCTCCTTTATTGGCAGAATTCAGTGGTCCAGATTGTGCATATTTTAATACTTTGGCAGCTACTTCTGGGAAGTCAACTGCAGAGCAGCCTATTGATCGTCTAATAAGAGCA GTGCAATCAATGTCAACTGAAACATTAACCGCTGCTGTCAATGATATCAGTTCAGTTGTCAGCATGAGTGATAGGATAGCAGGATCAGCTCCAGGTAATGGATCCAGAGCAGCTGTTGGCGAGGATTTGGTTTCCATGACTAATTGTCGTCTTCAGGCTAGAAATTTCATCACTCAAGATGGTACTAATGGAATCAGGAAGATAAAGCGCTATACGAGTGCTAGACCGTTGAATGTTAAGTCATCTGCTGTGCCTGTGAGCAAGAATGACAGTATAACGCAGTTATCTGCTTCAGAGGCTTCTCAACAGGAGTCAACTGATACAACCGATTTCAAGAAACCAAACGCCGAG GCTATTCACGCCCTCTTGGAAGAAATACAGCAAATTAATCGCAGACTTATTGACACCGTGGTAGAAATAAGTGACAGAGATGTCGATCCAACTGCAGCTGCTGTTGCTGCTGCTGAAGGGACAGAAGGGACCATTGTCAAATGTTCTTTCATTCCTGTGGCTCTCAGCCCATCTTTAAAATCTCATTATGCTTCACTACAG TACCCTATTCAGCCTCTGCGCTTACTGGTTCCTCCAAATTATCCTAATTCTTCTCCCATATTCCTAGACAAGTTTCCAGTTGAATCATG TAATGGGAATGAAGATCTTTCAGAGAAAGCGAAATCAAAGTTTAGCATGTCCTTACGTAATTTTTCACAACCGATGTCCCTTAAAGATATAGTGAAGACTTGGGATGTTTCTGCTCGCGGTGTTGTTTCTGAATATGCACAACAATTTGGTGGAGGAACATTCAGTTCAAAGTATGGATCGTGGAAAGATATCTTGACTGCGTAA